The genomic stretch GGGGGATCAACTCGTCTTTGGCGGCGGTGTGACTGCCATTGCGGAAACTCGCCATGACGACGGCAGTTACTCGCTGTGTTTTGGCGGCGACGAGCCGGTCGAGGTTTTGCTGGAACGCGCCGGGCGCATGCCTTTGCCACCCTATATCGCGGGCAAGCGTCCGACGGACGAGCAGGATCGCGAAGACTACCAGACGATGTTTGCGGAAAAGGATGGGGCAGTCGCTGCTCCGACAGCCGCTCTCCATTTTACGCCGCAATTGCTGGCTGCATTGAAGGATGCAGGAATAAGGTCGGAAACGCTTACTTTGCATGTCGGCGCGGGTACTTTCCTGCCCGTGAAAGTGGACGATACGGACGACCACCGGATGCACGCCGAATGGGGAACCATCAGCGAGGAAACAGCTGACAGGTTGAATGCGGCGCGTGCCGCAGGCGGGAGGATAATCTCGGTCGGGACGACATCGCTGCGGCTTCTCGAAAGTGCTGCGCGTGACGATGGAACGATCATGCCGTTCGAAGGCGATACTTCGATTTTCATCACGCCAGGCTATCGGTTCAAGGCCATCGATGGGCTAATGACCAATTTCCACCTGCCGAAATCGACCCTGTTCATGCTGGTGAGCGCACTGATGGGGCGCGAGCGCATGCAGGAAGTCTATGCCCATGCGATTGCGAACAGCTATCGCTTTTATTCCTATGGTGACTCGTCGCTTCTGCTCCCGTAATCGGGTCAGATGAGCGAAACGATCCTGCAGCTTGAAGGGCTGACCAAGACCTACCGCGGCGGATTGAAGGCGCTCGACGGTGTCGACCTGACAATTCGAAAAGGCGAAATTTTCGCGCTTCTCGGCCCGAATGGCGCGGGCAAGACCACACTGATCGGATCCGTCTGCGGTCTTGTCCGGCCGAGCAGCGGAACAATCAAGGCATTCGGTCTCGACATGCGGCGGGACTGGCGTGAAATCCGGTCGCGCATCGGCCTTGTCCCCCAGGAACTCTCGACCGATATGTTCGAGAAGGTGATCCACGCGGTCAGTTATTCGCGGGGCCTGTTCGGTCATCCGCCGGACAGTGCGCGCATCGAGGAAGTGCTCCGCTCGCTCAGCCTGTGGGACAAACGGGATTCGCAGATCCGTGAACTTTCGGGCGGGATGAAGCGGCGAGTGCTGATTGCGAAGGCGATGGCGCACGAACCGGACCTGCTGTTCCTGGACGAACCGACCGCCGGTGTCGATGTCGAGCTCCGCCGTGACATGTGGCTGCAGATCGCCGCCATGCGCGCGCGCGGGACGACCGTGATTCTGACGACGCATTACATCGAGGAAGCCGAGGAAATGGCCGACCGTGTCGGCGTGATCAACAAGGGGCGGGTGCTGATGGTGGACGAGAAGGATGCCATGATGGCGCGCCTCGGCAGGACCGAGGCAGTCATTTCGCTCACATCGCCGCTTACATCACTTCCCGACGCGATCGCGCGTTTGCCGGTGGAACTGGCCGACGATGGTCACTCGCTTTGCTATCGCGGAGGAGACGGTACCGGCAAGGGCAAGGCCGAGGTTGCAGAGCTGACCAAACTGCTGGTCGCGTCAGGGATCGACTACGACGGGATCGATATTCATGAAAGCACGCTCGAGGATATCTTCGTCGGGCTGGTGGCCGATGGCGGGGAGGGGCAGGCATGAGGCATTTCAACCTCCGCGGCGCCTGGTCGATCTACACGCGAGAGCTGATGCGGGCCTTCCGCACGGCCTTCCAATCGATCCTCGCTCCGGTCCTGACGACCTCGCTCTATTTCATCGTGTTCGGCTCGGCGATTGGCGGGCGGATGCCACCAATCCTGGGCGTCGATTATGCGCAATTCATCATACCGG from Altererythrobacter epoxidivorans encodes the following:
- a CDS encoding ABC transporter ATP-binding protein, with amino-acid sequence MSETILQLEGLTKTYRGGLKALDGVDLTIRKGEIFALLGPNGAGKTTLIGSVCGLVRPSSGTIKAFGLDMRRDWREIRSRIGLVPQELSTDMFEKVIHAVSYSRGLFGHPPDSARIEEVLRSLSLWDKRDSQIRELSGGMKRRVLIAKAMAHEPDLLFLDEPTAGVDVELRRDMWLQIAAMRARGTTVILTTHYIEEAEEMADRVGVINKGRVLMVDEKDAMMARLGRTEAVISLTSPLTSLPDAIARLPVELADDGHSLCYRGGDGTGKGKAEVAELTKLLVASGIDYDGIDIHESTLEDIFVGLVADGGEGQA
- the queA gene encoding tRNA preQ1(34) S-adenosylmethionine ribosyltransferase-isomerase QueA; translation: MRVDLFDFDLPTELIALRPAKPRDAARMLVAKGGDQPLIDAGVRDLPSFLRVGDVLVFNDTRVIPAQLEGMRGEAKIGATLHKRIDLRRWQAFIRNAKRVREGDQLVFGGGVTAIAETRHDDGSYSLCFGGDEPVEVLLERAGRMPLPPYIAGKRPTDEQDREDYQTMFAEKDGAVAAPTAALHFTPQLLAALKDAGIRSETLTLHVGAGTFLPVKVDDTDDHRMHAEWGTISEETADRLNAARAAGGRIISVGTTSLRLLESAARDDGTIMPFEGDTSIFITPGYRFKAIDGLMTNFHLPKSTLFMLVSALMGRERMQEVYAHAIANSYRFYSYGDSSLLLP